One window from the genome of Thermococcus sp. JdF3 encodes:
- a CDS encoding AbrB/MazE/SpoVT family DNA-binding domain-containing protein, whose amino-acid sequence MGLTKVTRNYQITIPSDVRKKLGIRVGDVLVIEIEDGKAVIKKRDLELPLLPGGKGLTVEDIEEAIGRGQGEEE is encoded by the coding sequence ATGGGGCTTACAAAGGTAACTAGGAACTATCAGATTACTATACCAAGTGACGTCAGGAAAAAGCTGGGAATTAGGGTAGGGGACGTTCTCGTTATCGAGATTGAAGACGGAAAGGCCGTGATCAAAAAGAGAGACCTTGAGCTTCCCCTTCTTCCGGGAGGAAAGGGGTTGACTGTGGAAGACATCGAAGAGGCCATAGGAAGGGGCCAGGGTGAGGAGGAGTGA
- a CDS encoding PIN domain-containing protein produces the protein MTVIDTNVFVYAILKDSEFNGEARKLLAGLERWVVPSIVLYELHWFFREEGYKGEEIREVISSILNSPRTKVIGDGGKYTKRAVELTENPKRFNDMVILATAEDFKRLATYDKRLKKEAKKLGIKTLP, from the coding sequence GTGACGGTGATAGACACCAACGTCTTCGTATACGCCATTCTCAAAGATTCCGAGTTCAACGGAGAAGCAAGAAAACTGCTGGCCGGGCTGGAGAGATGGGTTGTCCCGAGCATAGTCCTTTACGAACTCCACTGGTTCTTCAGGGAGGAGGGCTATAAAGGTGAGGAAATAAGGGAGGTCATCTCCTCAATCTTAAACAGCCCGAGGACGAAGGTAATAGGTGACGGCGGGAAGTACACAAAACGCGCGGTGGAACTGACCGAGAACCCAAAACGCTTTAACGACATGGTAATCCTGGCCACGGCGGAGGACTTTAAGAGGCTGGCCACATACGATAAGAGGCTGAAAAAAGAAGCAAAAAAGCTGGGCATCAAAACCCTGCCTTAA